In Ochrobactrum sp. Marseille-Q0166, a single genomic region encodes these proteins:
- a CDS encoding glyoxylate/hydroxypyruvate reductase A encodes MSDKGNILLSITNWDPAIWIDSFKAHAPERNVVTERAESDPSIEYALVWKQKPGSLANLPNLKVIFSLGAGVDHVFHDPHIPDVPLVRVISDDLTMRMTEYVVWQVLDHHRLGANYRKQQKNRVWHEDPRQPAAHEVTVGILGLGVLGRDAAEKLKAIGFNVTGWSRRPQEIDGVQTFNGKEGFTRFLKTADIFVCLLPLTPDTKGILSMTMFAQLKSDGPLGAPVLINAGRGGLQNEADILAALDRGLLSAVTLDVFNQEPLPTDSPLWTHPKVTITPHAAASSSTTAIVPQIIRQIEAFERDGTLENVVDRATQY; translated from the coding sequence ATGAGCGATAAGGGAAATATCCTACTTTCAATAACCAATTGGGACCCGGCAATCTGGATCGACAGTTTCAAAGCGCATGCGCCTGAACGCAATGTCGTGACAGAGCGCGCAGAAAGTGATCCAAGCATCGAATATGCGCTCGTCTGGAAGCAGAAGCCGGGTTCTCTGGCAAACTTGCCAAACCTCAAAGTAATCTTTTCGCTGGGGGCCGGCGTCGATCATGTCTTTCATGATCCACATATTCCGGATGTCCCGTTGGTTCGCGTCATTTCAGATGATCTCACCATGCGCATGACAGAATATGTGGTCTGGCAGGTACTTGATCATCATCGCCTCGGCGCGAACTATCGCAAGCAACAGAAGAACCGTGTCTGGCATGAGGACCCGCGCCAGCCAGCAGCCCATGAAGTGACTGTCGGCATTTTGGGACTGGGGGTTTTGGGCCGTGATGCAGCAGAAAAACTCAAAGCGATTGGTTTCAATGTAACCGGATGGAGTCGCCGGCCGCAGGAAATCGACGGCGTTCAGACCTTCAACGGAAAGGAAGGCTTCACACGCTTCCTCAAGACTGCCGATATCTTCGTCTGTCTTCTGCCTTTGACGCCGGACACCAAGGGCATTCTCTCCATGACAATGTTTGCGCAATTGAAAAGCGACGGCCCGCTGGGAGCGCCTGTACTAATCAACGCAGGTCGTGGTGGGTTACAGAACGAAGCTGATATTCTTGCTGCTCTTGATCGTGGCCTGCTTTCGGCAGTCACGCTCGATGTGTTTAACCAGGAACCGCTGCCCACTGATAGCCCACTGTGGACGCATCCAAAGGTGACGATCACGCCACATGCGGCTGCAAGTTCCTCGACAACCGCGATTGTTCCGCAGATTATCCGCCAGATCGAAGCGTTTGAACGCGATGGCACGCTCGAAAACGTGGTTGATCGCGCTACGCAATATTAG
- a CDS encoding aconitase X catalytic domain-containing protein, with the protein MALTLTHEEQSIAAGEQGQGAAMAMRIVAETAHLMGAPRLIPIASAHIDGALYHGDSGMLFAERLVDGGARTKVRATLNVGSIDLTGCSRNLLPKHEADMARRMMRAYIKLGCEPTWTCAPYQAGHRPARRTDVAWGESNAVVFCNSVLGARTNRYGDFLDIACAISGRAPDYGLHRNENRRATVILDVSAVDPAFLQSEVAWPILGNLFGRSIGTNIGVVAGAGMIPDEDALKAFGAAAASVGAVGLFHVVGVTPEAPDLETALQHQKPDGIVHVTQGMIEATRKRLSTVDHVDAIDAVAIGSPHLSISEFDRLERAIAGRKLAVPLYACTGRHALVELENSGRRVLLEKAGVVIVADTCVVVTPIMPTKDDAVLMTNSGKFAHYAPGNTGYGVLYGSLEECVESAVAGRPIFVRQAA; encoded by the coding sequence GTGGCACTGACATTAACCCATGAAGAGCAGTCGATAGCTGCCGGGGAACAGGGGCAAGGGGCTGCGATGGCAATGCGCATCGTGGCCGAAACAGCGCATTTGATGGGGGCACCACGCCTCATCCCGATCGCGTCAGCACATATTGATGGCGCGCTCTATCACGGCGATAGCGGCATGTTGTTCGCTGAACGACTGGTGGATGGCGGTGCCAGAACAAAAGTGCGCGCCACTCTCAATGTGGGGTCCATTGATCTCACCGGCTGTTCGCGCAATCTGTTGCCCAAGCATGAGGCCGACATGGCCCGACGTATGATGCGGGCTTACATCAAATTGGGTTGCGAGCCGACATGGACCTGCGCACCCTATCAGGCCGGACATCGTCCTGCGAGGAGAACAGATGTCGCCTGGGGCGAGTCGAATGCCGTTGTATTCTGCAATTCCGTTCTCGGTGCCAGGACAAACCGTTACGGCGACTTTCTGGATATAGCCTGTGCTATTTCTGGACGCGCACCGGATTATGGTCTTCATCGAAACGAGAATCGCCGAGCGACGGTCATTCTCGATGTCTCTGCAGTTGATCCTGCTTTCCTTCAGTCAGAGGTCGCGTGGCCGATTCTTGGCAATCTGTTTGGCCGGAGCATCGGCACAAATATCGGTGTCGTGGCGGGTGCGGGAATGATTCCGGATGAAGATGCGTTGAAGGCCTTTGGAGCTGCAGCGGCATCGGTGGGCGCTGTTGGCCTTTTTCATGTGGTGGGTGTGACGCCCGAAGCTCCTGACCTTGAAACAGCACTGCAGCATCAAAAGCCCGATGGCATCGTTCATGTGACACAGGGAATGATCGAAGCCACCCGCAAGCGTCTTTCGACGGTCGATCATGTGGATGCAATTGATGCGGTGGCAATTGGAAGCCCGCATCTGTCGATCAGTGAATTTGACAGGCTCGAACGTGCAATCGCCGGTCGGAAACTTGCCGTACCCCTTTATGCCTGCACCGGGCGTCATGCCCTCGTTGAACTGGAAAACAGCGGACGCAGAGTGCTGCTCGAAAAGGCAGGCGTTGTCATCGTGGCGGATACTTGTGTCGTGGTGACGCCTATCATGCCAACAAAGGATGATGCGGTTCTGATGACCAATTCCGGTAAGTTCGCGCACTACGCGCCGGGTAATACCGGATATGGCGTTCTGTATGGCTCACTTGAGGAATGCGTCGAAAGCGCTGTCGCTGGTCGGCCTATATTTGTGAGGCAGGCCGCATGA
- a CDS encoding GNAT family N-acetyltransferase — protein sequence MTEFCVTSIDADFGRWDELLKLIQDSFAYMDGIIDPPSSARRLTINALKEKALVETGFAGFVGDVLVGCVFIAEKEDHFYLGKLAVAPAFEGRGIARQLMAKAERQAVARAKPTMELQVRIELERNHVVFSKLGYRKAAETCHPGFTRTTSITMRKEISRGTDINP from the coding sequence ATGACAGAATTTTGCGTGACATCCATCGATGCGGATTTTGGTCGCTGGGATGAGCTTCTCAAGCTCATTCAGGACAGTTTCGCCTATATGGATGGCATTATCGATCCGCCATCGTCTGCGCGTCGCCTAACTATAAATGCTCTTAAGGAGAAAGCGCTGGTGGAAACCGGCTTTGCAGGATTCGTTGGTGATGTTTTGGTTGGTTGTGTGTTCATCGCTGAGAAAGAAGATCATTTTTATCTCGGCAAGCTTGCTGTCGCACCTGCCTTTGAAGGCCGGGGTATTGCACGTCAGCTCATGGCAAAGGCCGAGCGGCAGGCAGTCGCACGTGCTAAGCCGACAATGGAGCTGCAAGTGCGTATTGAACTCGAACGCAATCACGTTGTCTTCAGTAAGCTTGGCTATCGCAAAGCAGCCGAGACATGCCACCCCGGATTTACAAGGACGACATCGATAACCATGCGTAAGGAGATCTCGCGTGGCACTGACATTAACCCATGA
- a CDS encoding molybdopterin-synthase adenylyltransferase MoeB: MNVSSKPFSSEELERYARHIVLPEIGGPGQQKLKAARVLILGAGGLGAPVLQYLAAAGIGTLGLVDDDTVSLSNLQRQVIHDTESVGQSKVESAISSIARINPHVKVEGHVFRLGSENAQALISQYDVVVDGSDNFTTRYALADASAQAERPLVTGAMGRFDGTVTVLMPYEKDADGVPNPSYRDLFPDMPPPGAVPTCAEAGILGALPGVIGSLQAMEVIKLITGIGEPLVGRLLLYNALNVRFETIRYRARKPK, encoded by the coding sequence ATGAACGTATCATCAAAGCCCTTTTCATCCGAAGAATTAGAGCGCTATGCGCGCCATATCGTGCTGCCGGAAATCGGCGGACCAGGGCAGCAGAAGCTGAAAGCTGCTCGTGTGCTCATATTGGGCGCAGGCGGACTCGGCGCGCCGGTCCTGCAATATTTGGCTGCAGCTGGCATCGGAACACTTGGCCTAGTCGACGACGATACGGTGTCGTTGTCAAACCTTCAGCGACAGGTAATCCACGACACTGAAAGCGTTGGTCAGAGCAAAGTTGAGAGCGCGATTTCTTCGATTGCTCGTATCAATCCGCATGTGAAGGTCGAAGGCCACGTCTTCCGCCTCGGCAGTGAAAATGCGCAGGCCCTGATCAGCCAATATGATGTCGTTGTCGATGGCTCTGACAACTTTACGACACGTTATGCGCTCGCAGACGCAAGCGCTCAGGCAGAGCGTCCGCTGGTCACAGGCGCAATGGGGCGCTTTGACGGCACAGTCACTGTGCTTATGCCTTATGAAAAGGACGCTGATGGAGTGCCTAATCCTTCCTATCGCGATCTTTTTCCAGATATGCCGCCGCCAGGTGCTGTGCCGACATGTGCAGAGGCCGGGATTCTTGGAGCATTGCCGGGCGTGATCGGCAGTTTGCAGGCTATGGAAGTCATCAAGCTCATAACAGGCATTGGCGAACCGCTGGTCGGAAGGCTTCTGCTTTACAATGCATTGAATGTGCGTTTTGAAACCATTCGATACAGGGCACGCAAACCCAAATGA
- a CDS encoding DUF126 domain-containing protein, which yields MSTPNYMSSVLVSGKVTEAQALVLSAPISFWGGVDPKTGRIADVRHPEHGQSISGYVLCLPGTIGSSSAAAVLLELVHAGLAPAAIILHEPDAILLLGLIVAREMGHDVPIAVEFDREAQKKLAGHRVTIGENGIISISD from the coding sequence ATGAGTACGCCCAATTATATGTCATCGGTTCTGGTATCAGGGAAGGTGACAGAAGCTCAGGCACTGGTATTGTCGGCTCCTATTAGCTTTTGGGGCGGAGTTGATCCCAAAACTGGACGGATTGCCGACGTCCGCCATCCAGAACACGGGCAGAGTATTTCGGGCTATGTATTGTGTTTACCGGGAACGATTGGTTCGTCATCAGCCGCAGCAGTGCTGCTGGAGCTGGTTCATGCCGGTTTGGCACCGGCAGCAATCATATTGCATGAACCCGATGCTATTTTGCTTCTCGGGCTTATTGTTGCACGCGAGATGGGGCACGATGTGCCGATTGCAGTGGAGTTTGATCGGGAAGCCCAAAAAAAACTCGCCGGCCATCGGGTGACGATCGGCGAGAATGGGATTATTTCAATCAGCGACTAA